The Cryptomeria japonica chromosome 9, Sugi_1.0, whole genome shotgun sequence DNA segment AGACCAAATTTGGATTCATAAGATCAAACAATTTCATACTACCCATCTTTGATTTTGTAAATTCTTAAGGATCTCGATTTGTCTTGTTCATGATGAAAATGATAATTCTTACTcataaatgataaataaaataattgaaaatagtaaatttaatgctaaaattaaaaaattagactaGTGTCATTTTATCTTGTAGCTCAAATAGAACTGCACCATACCAACTTTGGGTGCTCACCCCACTCAATGCTAACATATACCCTAGGTTTGTATGTtggatttaaatttaaacattttctAGTTAAATATAATATCAAATAAAATCTAAGTCAAATGTCATTCACCAATGAAAACTTATTTAAACTTATCTATTTAAAAAAAGATTGGCAATTTATGTTCTAATATACTATTATTCTGAATTTGTATTCTGATAAGCATTACCTATtttgtcaaaaataaataaaaattgatctaatattattaaaaatagaaCATCAAATATCACCTACCCAGGAAAACTTACCAGATTAAAAAATAATTGACAATTTGTGCTCCAATATACCATTACTCAGAATTGTATTTCCATAAGCTTTGCCTATTTtgttaaaaaataaagaaagatcctTTCAAATCTACGTAATCAAAAACATATATTATGCTATTTAAAACGTTATCATGTCCCTCTTCATAGCTACGTTCACAGTCTTGATGATCAGCGTGACTATTGTTAATAGAAATTGAATGACTATGCAGAGGAACCAAGTCAACAATTCGTTCCATTCCATTCCTTTCGTTATATAAGCAAATGATTTATAAAACCAAATTGCAGAGTTTCCTCAAGAAAAGTTCCAGACAAACGAATTTACAGTGTGGGCTCTATAAGCATGTCAAGCAGCAGGAGGCACAAGCATGAGCTGGTTTCCCTTTCTGAGGGAGGGCGTTACAAGTGCAGTGGATGCAAAGAAAAAGGACGCAACGCCAGATTTACGTGCACAAAGTGCAAGAACGTTATGATTCATCAGCAGTGTGCCCAATTGCCTGACGTCTATGAAAATTCCATTCACGCTGAAGGTCAATTAAAATTTCGCCCAGAGACGTTTTTCACTCACAACTGCATCGCCTGCAGGAAAGAAATAGAAGGTTTCGTGTTCGAATCTCCTTCTCGTAATCTGAGGTTTCATCCTCTCTGTATCACGCTTCCTCTGAATTTCAACTTTGGTGGGCATATAAATCATGCTCTCCAACTTTTCAAAGCTGGGGAGGAAAAATACAGTTGCAACTTTTGCAATCAGAGCAATCGGGGTTGGAGGTATGCCTGTCAGCAGTGCCCTTATACCCTGGATTTGAGCTGTGCAAAGCTTGATTTGCAGGGGCTTCTGCACAGTCCTCTTAAGGACGAAGATGTTATTGAACACGGGGATGGAAATGACGGCGACTCCACGAAAATCGCGATTGAAGTTATCAAAATTGTTGCCGATCTTGCTGGGGGAGGTTCATCTTAATCACTGCTCTATCAATTCCAGAGCTACACCTGAATATCACACTAGTCATCAGAACTTTGTTATGTTTAGCATAGATATCtgtttttttatgtatatataattGGGGTGTAATGAAGTTTAATGATATGTATCTCTCCCTCCATTTTGTGTGTTTGGGAGTTATACATAGGAGTATTTCTTTTGTATGTAAATTATGTTAAATTTTGTATGGATCAGATTTAAGATCTTTTATTTGTTGTTGGGGTTTTTTAATTGTTGAACTACTGGTCTTCTATCTTTGATTTATCAGAATAGACAGACCACTCAACACCACTCTGATTAGCATCTATAATAAATTCTTCACCGACATTATTAATCTGTAAAGTTATCGTGTATATTTCTATAAATTGAAGGCATAAGCAGATATCTATGTGTTGTTTTTCATTTCATGGTATCAGAATGTTTTAAAATTCGCTATGGATTTAAGTTGCCATTTGTGCATGTTATGATTGCAAACTGTTTAAATGATCACACATTAAGCTTTGGTTTCTAAATTTAAAAGTGTAACATTCagaattgactgacattttctagacttaatatgttgcttagtgtgagatttaaatttataattgaattgtaattttggTGATTTGACTACAAATTGTATAAAGTCAATTGTAGTTTATAGGCATTAATGCTATGTGAAATGCTGTGAGGTTGTGTGAGAAGGCTCTGTTGTTCCATCAACAGAGAAGGGTTTTTTTTTGGCACCAAACTTTCAAGTTGCAATACTATAGTGAATGAAAAGACATAGAGGAAGCATCAGTCCATCTTTGATTTATTAGAATAAGATAACTACTTTCGTCAGGACAGACATACCATTCAACGCCACTCTGATTAGCATCCATAATAAATTCTTCACCGACTGTTATACTATTAGTCTGTAAAGTTATCATGTATATTTCTATAAAATGAAGGCAAAAGCACATTCTCTGTGTTGTTTTttatttcatggtatcagagtctTTTAAAAGCTAAAGGTTATTGGATTTGAGTGTAATTTGCGTGACAGtttaaattacataaattaagTTTTGATTTTTAGATTTTAAAATGTTAAATATTAAAAATTGACTGACATTCTTTAGACTTAATATATTGTTTAATACGTGTGATTTCAATTTatgattgaattgcaattttgataAACGTTAATGCTATGTAATATGTGAGCTGTGAGGTTGTGTCAAAAAGGCTCTATTGTTGGTACAGCAACAGAGAAGGAACTTTTTTGGCACCAAACTTTCAAGTTGTAGTACTATAGTGAATGGAAAGACATAGAGGAATCATCATTCACAAGTGCCTGTGGACGAGCAAAGGAGTGAGAACAGGTGTTGATGTTTTAAAAGGAGGCGACCATCTCTTTTGTCTCTGTCCCTTTTTCACAATGAACAGTTTGGCTATACATTGCCTATTGCTCATGATATTTATTTTAATTGGTGGCGTGGAAGGAGATTGCATtgagaaataaagagggagattaCAATTCATGTGAATTCTTTTTGTTCCACATGACAGTCTGCTTTCTTTAAGGTCCATATATATTTTCTCCCTTCTTTGATGTGAAATGAGAAATATTCTTTAAGAGGGTCTCCGGGTAAAGTTTTATGAAGCCCAAGAGAGAGTTTTAAAATTAATGGGTTTGGTCTCTTATTGATTATTTGACAATATTTTTTATAAGGAATTTTATTTATCTTTGGTGTAGTTTTTAGTGTaaagtgtttgtatatatatatataggtttggTATCTTTTCATATGATAATTTTTCTTATAAGGAATTTCATTTATCTTTGATATAATTTTTAGTGTaaagtgtatatttataaagaagTGGAAGGTGAAAAAATTGTCATATTATAATATTTGACAATTCTTGTTCAAGTGAAGAGATTGATTAAACATTCTTTTATTTACATAAAtcataattttttcaaaattttttgtttGGTTGGTTCATAAGCAAGACCAACATCAAGACATGATAatgcaaaaaattattttgtatattgAGAAGGGCTTTATTTTCAGcctttgtgtttgtgtgcttgggAGCTTTATTTTACTCATATTATGATTTCATCTAAAATACCTTATATTTTGGTTAGTGCACGTTAGATGGTTGTAACTATGCAAATTAGAAATGTGAGATATAATTAATTCTACCAACAAAAGGTTTATGAGAGTTAACAACATAAGACAAACTTATAGATGAAAGAAATCGTGAAAAATGAGATACAATAGATATAAATGCATGGACTAATATTCCATGACAAATTATTAGGCCTCATGTTCAAGATCTGAAAGCAACAAAGAAAATATGAGATAATACACAAACAATGAAAGAATCAACAAATAAAATTAGTGAACATTAAAAGGAAATTGACTAATTTGAAAATGAAGTGAGAAACTAGCATGAATGATCATAGTGCAAAATTAAAAAGTTTGAAAAATCAACATTCAATGGTGAAGGTTGACTATGAAGAATCCAAAATTGTAAATTTTTAAATTGGAAGTCTTCTAAATGAGTACCATAACTTCATACACATTAGAAAATTTGAGAAGTGTATGAGACTTTGTTAACTAAAGAGGACATGATTAAAATATTCACAAGTGACTCTAGTAAGATTTCTCAAACAGTTATGGATAGAGAAGAATCACAAGCAAAGTAAATCATGTAAAACTCAAAGATAGTATTAGGGAATGGTCACATAAATAGGTAATGGAATCAACCAAGGGATAGTCCACAGAGGCATAACTTTTTTAAGAAGGAAAAAAATGAATGGAGAAATCACATGTAGGAGGGCAGAAAGTTTTATCAAAGAAGAAAATCGTTCAAAATGAGGgtgattataatatattaatagccTCCTTAACTACTCAAGAAAATTCAAATAACACTTAGTACATTGATTTAGAAGCTAGGCAACATAtgaattacaataaaaaaattctttAGTTCTTTAGAAATGGTGAAAGGTACAAAGATATTTGTTGGGATATAGCCCACATAAAATTGAAGGAATAGGTTTAATTTTAATGAAAGATATGATGATAAGGAGTTGGAAGTAGCAGATTTGAATTTTTATACTAAAATTTACAAAAATTCTTCTTTCAATAAGTTAAATCGAATGGTTATAATGTGAAGTTCTATTTAGATAAATTTCTTTTCAAGAGCAATAATGATGGATTCAAAATAGTGGTTATAGGGGTTGAGAGTGATGACATCTACAAATTTTTAGCATATACAAAATATTATAAGTGAGCTATTTGATTTGGTCACTTAAGTTATTAAAGTTTGGCTATGATTTCAAATATGAATATGGTTGATAGATTTCCTTATATAaggattgtaaagcggaaaatcacgagcgaaccctaagtgttccccccaccactccaaggagagagaaagggggtcactagggttgacggttttcacttaggggagactttacattcaaaagaggggttgaaacccacaagatccaatccaacacaatgcaagattggattttaaatgagtttcaagggttgtgacagcaaggctaccctcttttgtaaagaatgtagatagaaggattgggctaggaatgcatgtaaagtaagaaatattcgcttataaacagagataggaatataggatgaagctgcggacctggaattagcagtaaaatgtcgagacggtgttgtcctgcaaatttgagcgaaagttgacgggacgatggcgcccggcatgcacacggtcctccgaaaaatctgcgaaatgaagggggatctgttcgtctctgcacaaggattccagatcttcaattacagctgcgtacctgcaacctacacacagaaaagcgaggacgattggggggttagggattaggggtttgcccttaggtcaaaccccggttttggaattaaccaagaaatgagaatgctgtaaatgtaaatgtttgtaatgtgaacaagtactgataccttgttgtaagaatgtttgtattcttacatgcaaaggtgtaaatgttgttgtatgttgtatgttgtaagtgatccccttttcaatggttgaatccttgtcttgaatgcaacacttagccttgaatggagacttagaatgatcaattgcttgaaggaatgcttgaatgcttgaatgcttgaatgtttgaatgtttgagtattgcttccgcctttttttccatctatcaaaatgggagaggaaatgtagtttatatacttgccaattagggttgatagactgatttttccgaccttaggccgaccaggaaacattattttccaatttgcaagctaaaagacccgaagccccataagagaccgggcccaaaatagggccagggaccagggcactgggcgccatggtcctgaaggaccagggcactaggcgccatggtcctacctccagggacagcagggtgcaaggaggatcaggccagggtgctgaaaaatgtagtttttgatgtcatgaacaagtttcggggtctccatttaggttacgtgttgcgtcgccatcgtgaagacccaaatgcggtcgaaattgcaagtgtcacaattttaggatgctacatatagcccccactttagcgggagtataagcgtacactcatacttctggtaaagtacaaggaaacaacattgaaagactttcaccatgtcaaggaggcaagatataccaagcccccagtggactaaggatcttacgacttcgattgacaaagtaaaagggaagatcacgagggagaaccatgactgttagtagtaaggttccctcactatgagtcttgcaagagaaataccaaaaattttcaaggcaaagctaagttcaccaagaaattttcaagtatcctgaagggatagacggggtgtatgcccccctacggtaaagcgatcgcacacacctcaacgggggtgattgctttaaggtagtgatacacataagaaatgagaaggaaaaggagcacgtcatcacaaagatttagcccctaagtgtgagataaacccaaggataatagacacaaaacacaaagcacgaggtgacttcgctttcctcggggtcagtatgctgtatgataattcatgtatatcatatgtatgtatgcataattgttcttcattccccaatcaaggaaggtcacctagaagaagggaacacatgtgtcttttgagtcaacatgagagagaccaaaagagatctcaatgctttacatcatcatcaagtagacaacattaaggacaacaaatagaagaatgagaataacacatagaagaagtaacaaaagagaggaggagagaatctgctatgctaatgaaactagtctagcacgtcatctaccccccgatcttgctgatcaatgtttcgggaaggcaggaaacacactcgaggaggaacattcaacacagcagatggagctatcacaagatccaaacaagggctatgttcatgttccaagccacgttgttcttgtctaggagctaggataagtactttagaaaattcgttagataaatggttatcaacatcaacatattcatattcactatcagaagcaagagaagtaacattttcattgtgaataacattttcatctatatcatcatcaagatttataaaaataggatctttaactcgcacaggatcaaaagcatcatgcatcttatgtttaggagattttggagaaaatggaataatgcttgttgaaggtgtttttggggattgcaaagtttgagaagcaactgcctgagctctaagacgacgctttcgtcgatgttcacgcgcagaatgattttgcctagtcttagtaggaagtggagaagattgaggaggaggaatgttctcatccctatcacttgggtgtttaggttgtggtctcttaagctgggtaataggagaagaggaaggtctcttctctctataaaaggaaggaggaggaactactccatataaaggaggaatatctggtttaggaaggagaccaagtccatcatgacgaggaggtataggcctacttttagaaagtttattagacatagacatagtcacatccataggaatgggttgggaatcttcttgaggaaagacattagttttatctttcaaaggaagaacttccttctcaagaacgataggaatgtcaagtttgggtgttctaggttcacttagagataggatctgtagtcacataaatctgtccacttaattaaatgaatacttagtatttatttgattatttaaccatcaattaaaattaattcatcttaaccctattctcctattaattaaataaattattcaatttatttgatttaattcacttaaccaaattcataccattaattaaataaataaataatatttatttaattaaatattctctcacatttaaataaattaatatttatttaaatcccccaaaatcccacctctcacatttaaataaattaacatttatttaaatcacctttatcctccacccacttgtattttcctacaaaagcaagttgcacaattattttaaataaataatttatttaaatcacctttatcctccacccacttgtattttcctacaaaagcaagttgcacaactattttaaataaattatttatttaaaatcctatttatcctcacccacttgaaacctttaatggtttcccttaaagtattcaaacttgatggctttaaagtcttcaaacttgatggcttcccttaaagtcttcaaacctttaatggttttccttaaagtcttcaagcctttaatggtttccctcaaagtcttcaagcattttaatgctttatcttctttttctcatttaaataaattaatatttatttaaatatttatccaaatgcaacttacaccattttattgaaataaatgattttattttaattgaaaataccaaaatttctcccacttgcattttcctacaaaatccacttgtatgcctaaaccccttctagattcttctaaacccttcctaattagcctaatccatcccctaaatattgtcacattcctaagcaaattggagtcacttctcaaagactccaaagtctttgaaaaacaattaatgctttgtgtgttcaacaaattaaccctcaaagtctttgataaccattgaaggctttcaaccttcaaccacttaatccccaaagtctccaataaccattaatggttacctcaaaccctcccacatggttaaaacatttgttttgactcaacctctacccaacccaaaggtctcatcaggccattaatgctttgaccatgattatctcttaaacatttgcacaaaggtttatccttggattaactcttaatccagtgggtaatcttaatttggacttgacccttagcctctagataaccatgaggtcttctcaggcctttaatgcctccaacctcttctctcaacccaatcctatgttgacacttgtcaccattttattggtgccaattgtgcacatggatctccaactttcaaacttggcccttgattaaaccattcaatcttaacccttcatttccccatttcttctataaatagaacccttctcctcaagcaaaaggaagcatttttacagtattgttgttatactggcattagcatagagctttttcataacatcactatctactcttgcatagtatttgcttatcatattcaaccatcttgaatctgcatatggcatccatggctagtgctaaaagatgagagctacactcatttgggacttggagaggagaggaacaagggaggagcaactatgagcatcttgattagctattttattctatgtttat contains these protein-coding regions:
- the LOC131858569 gene encoding protein VACUOLELESS GAMETOPHYTES-like; the protein is MSSSRRHKHELVSLSEGGRYKCSGCKEKGRNARFTCTKCKNVMIHQQCAQLPDVYENSIHAEGQLKFRPETFFTHNCIACRKEIEGFVFESPSRNLRFHPLCITLPLNFNFGGHINHALQLFKAGEEKYSCNFCNQSNRGWRYACQQCPYTLDLSCAKLDLQGLLHSPLKDEDVIEHGDGNDGDSTKIAIEVIKIVADLAGGGSS